The following coding sequences are from one Arachis hypogaea cultivar Tifrunner chromosome 7, arahy.Tifrunner.gnm2.J5K5, whole genome shotgun sequence window:
- the LOC112764503 gene encoding uncharacterized protein, translating into MYGAKGKIDLAFEYQSQVAVLRPSIHSRRANLTVKFQDLYGFTVEGNVDDVNVMNEVREKVRQQGRVWWALEASKGANWYLHTVIGQGNALKSSLTFSALANALTLKKIIRKGIPPVLRPKVWFSLSGAAKKKSTVPDSYYDDLTKAVEGKVTPATRQIDHDLPRTFPGHPWLDTPEGHAALRRVLVVYSFRDSDVGYCQGLNYVAALLLLVMKTEEEAFWMLAVLLENVLVSDCYTNNLSGCHVEQRVFKDLLTKKCPRIASHLESLEFDVSLVTTEWFLCLFSKSLPSETTLRVWDVIFYEGAQVMFNVALAIFKMKEDELLLTHHVGEVINILQRTTHHLFDPDDLLTVAFDKIGSMTTNTISKQRKKQEPEVMKELDERIRRLESFKMEDK; encoded by the exons atgtATGGAGCAAAAGGCAAAATAGACCTTGCCTTTGAATACCAATCTCAAGTTGCAGTTTTGAGGCCAAGCATCCATTCAAGGAGGGCAAATCTGACTGTGAAATTCCAAGACCTTTATGGGTTCACAGTGGAAGGGAATGTGGATGATGTGAATGTGATGAATGAGGTGAGGGAGAAGGTGAGGCAGCAGGGTAGGGTATGGTGGGCATTGGAAGCCAGCAAAGGGGCAAATTGGTATCTTCACACCGTCATAGGACAAGGGAATGCTCTCAAATCTTCGTTGACATTCTCAGCTCTGGCCAATGCCCTCACTCTGAAGAAGATCATTAGGAAGGGGATACCCCCAGTTCTTAGGCCTAAGGTTTGGTTTTCATTGTCTGGTGCTGCAAAGAAAAAATCCACTGTGCCTGATAGCTATTATGATGATCTCACCAAGGCAGTTGAGGGCAAAGTTACCCCAGCTACCAGACAGATTGATCAT GATCTGCCACGGACCTTTCCTGGCCATCCATGGTTGGACACTCCCGAGGGACATGCTGCTCTTAGACGTGTTCTTGTTGTTTATTCTTTCCGCGATTCTGATGTTGGATATTGTCAG GGATTAAATTACGTTGCAGCACTGTTGTTGCTTGTAATGAAGACAGAAGAAGAAGCATTTTGGATGCttgctgttttgttagaaaatgtCCTGGTTAGTGATTGTTACACAAACAACTTATCAGGATGCCATGTTGAACAGAGAGTTTTTAAAGATTTACTCACTAAAAAGTGCCCAAG GATAGCATCTCATTTGGaatctttggaatttgatgtttcCCTTGTGACCACTGAGTGGTTCCTTTGCCTCTTTTCAAAGAGCCTACCTTCTGAG ACGACTCTCCGAGTGTGGGACGTTATCTTCTATGAAGGGGCTCAGGTTATGTTTAATGTCGCCTTAGCAATATTTAAG ATGAAGGAAGATGAGTTACTTCTAACCCATCATGTTGGCGAAGTAATCAATATTCTGCAAAGGACTACTCATCACCTATTTGATCCAGACGATTTGCTAACC GTGGCATTTGACAAGATAGGTTCCATGACAACCAATACGATATCAAAGCAAAGGAAGAAGCAAGAACCCGAAGTGATGAAGGAGCTTGATGAAAGAATCAGACGGTTAGAGTCGTTTAAAATGGAGGATAAATAG
- the LOC112764766 gene encoding fimbrin-5 → MSSYVGVVVSDQELQSHFTQVELRSLKSKFVSARTQSGRVTVGDLPSIFKGLKAFNELFDENEIKAILAESHDNMDQEIDFEGFLRAHMNLHARATAKEGGPKSSSSFLKAATTTVHHAINESERASYVQHINGYLAEDKFLKQFLPIDPASDQLFDLAKDGVLLCKLINVAVPGTIDERAINTKKVLNPWERNENHTLALNSAKAIGCTVVNIGTQDLVEGRPHLVLGLISQIIKIQMLADLNLKKTPQLLELLEDDKDVEELISLPPEKVLLKWMNFHLKKAGYEKQVTNFSSDVKDGEAYACLLNALAPELAGPAIAANDPTERAKVILEQAEKLDCKTYLTPKDIVEGSPNLNLAFVAQIFQHRNGLNADTTKTSYAEMMTDDDQTSREERCFRMWINSLGIATHVNNLFEDIRNGWVLLEVLDKVSPGSVNWKQATKPPIQMPFRKVENCNQVIKIGKELNFSLVNVAGNDIVQGNKKLLLAFLWQLMRFTMLQLLKNLRSHSQGKEITDADILNWANNKVKKAKRTSQMDSFKDKNLSNGIFFLDLLTAVEPRVVNWSLVTKGETDEDKKMNATYIISVARKLGCSIYLLPEDIIEVNQKMILILTASIMYWSLQKHYETITPEATSPEAGENQTNTDLANEVSDLAIDDNTAS, encoded by the exons ATGTCTAGCTACGTCGGTGTCGTTGTTTCTGACCAGGAGCTTCAGAGCCATTTCACACAAGTCGAACTCAGATCCCTCAAATCCAAG TTTGTATCAGCAAGGACTCAATCAGGACGTGTTACCGTTGGAGATTTGCCATCTATTTTTAAAGGTTTAAAGGCTTTCAATGAATTGTTCGACGAAAATGAGATTAAGGCTATCTTGGCAGAGTCACATGACAACATGGaccaagaaattgattttgagggCTTCCTTAGG GCACATATGAACTTGCATGCCCGAGCAACTGCAAAAGAGGGTGGTCCGAAAAGTTCTTCTTCATTTTTGAAGGCAGCTACAACAACTGTTCATCATGCCATTAATGAATCTGAGAGAGCTTCGTATGTGCAACATATTAATGGCTACTTGGCTGAAGACAAATTTCTGAAGCAGTTTCTTCCAATTGATCCAGCATCAGATCAGTTGTTTGATCTTGCAAAAGATGGAGTGCTTCTCTG CAAGCTTATAAATGTTGCCGTCCCTGGGACCATTGATGAACGAGCCATTAACACAAAAAAGGTTCTCAATCCATGGGAGAGAAATGAGAACCACACCCTTGCCCTCAATTCAGCAAAGGCTATTGGATGCACAGTGGTTAATATTGGTACCCAAGATTTAGTAGAAGGAAGA CCACATCTGGTACTTGGTCTGATTTCACAAATAATTAAG ATTCAAATGTTGGCTGATCTCAATCTCAAGAAAACTCCTCAACTTCTGGAATTATTGGAAGATGACAAG GATGTGGAGGAACTTATCAGCTTACCACCTGAAAAGGTTTTATTGAAATGGATGAATTTCCACTTGAAAAAAGCTGGATATGAGAAACAGGTTACTAACTTCTCTTCTGATGTAAAG GATGGTGAGGCTTATGCTTGTTTGCTTAATGCTCTTGCCCCGGAATTGGCAGGCCCTGCTATTGCTGCAAATGATCCAACAGAAAGGGCTAAAGTCATTCTTGAGCAGGCAGAGAAATTAGATTGCAAGACGTACCTCACTCCAAAAGACATAGTGGAGGGGTCACCTAATCTGAATCTTGCATTTGTTGCTCAGATATTCCAGCATAG gaatggtcttaaTGCTGACACCACGAAAACGTCCTATGCTGAGATGATGACTGATGATGATCAGACATCTCGGGAAGAAAGATGCTTCAGAATGTGGATTAACAGTCTTGGAATTGCTACTCATGTCAATAATCTATTTGAGGATATCAGAAATGG ATGGGTTTTACTAGAAGTTCTGGATAAGGTTTCACCTGGGTCTGTCAATTGGAAGCAGGCAACGAAGCCTCCTATACAGATGCCATTTCGAAAAGTTGAGAACTGCAATCAAGTTATAAAGATTGGGAAGGAGCTGAACTTTTCTTTAGTGAATGTTGCTGGCAATGATATTGTGCAGGGGAATAAGAAGCTCTTACTAG CCTTTTTGTGGCAGCTGATGAGGTTTACCATGCTTCAACTTCTGAAAAATTTGAGATCGCACTCCCAAGGTAAAGAGATTACCGATGCTGATATTCTGAACTGGGCAAACAATAAAGTGAAAAAGGCAAAAAGAACTTCACAAATGGACAGTTTCAAG GATAAAAATCTTTCCAATGGTatcttcttccttgatcttctCACTGCTGTGGAGCCAAGGGTGGTCAACTGGAGTCTTGTTACTAAAGGGGAGACTG ATGAAGATAAGAAGATGAATGCAACATATATAATCAGTGTTGCCCGAAAACTTGGGTGTTCCATTTACCTGTTACCTGAAGACATAATAGAG GTCAACCAGAAGATGATACTAATTTTAACTGCTAGCATCATGTATTGGAGCCTGCAGAAACATTATGAAACTATCACCCCAGAGGCTACTTCACCTGAAGCTGGAGAAAACCAGACAAACACAGATTTAGCTAATGAGGTGTCCGATTTAGCCATTGATGATAATACAGCTTCATAA
- the LOC112764743 gene encoding fasciclin-like arabinogalactan protein 7, which translates to MEFSMFFILSNTLLLLSSSAFGKTVSPPAPTPTPTPAPAPAPDYVNLTELLTVAGPFHTFLNYLESTKVLDTFQNQANNTEEGITIFVPKDSNFASKKKTLSNLTQEQLKQVILFHALPHFYSLAEFKNLSETSTPTFAGGDYTLNFTDDSGTVLINSGWAKTKVTSAVHATDPVAVYEVDKVLLPEAIFGTDIPPTPAPAPAPAVAPAADSPTEHSADSKASSPSSSQPDGSSAAKTIISHGGSLVLATFGVVMMLL; encoded by the coding sequence ATGGAATTTTCCATGTTTTTCATTCTAAGCAATACCCTGCTGCTGCTGAGTTCTTCAGCATTTGGCAAAACAGTTAGCCCTCCAGCTCCGACCCCGACCCCAACTCCGGCGCCGGCCCCAGCACCAGACTATGTGAACCTGACAGAGCTTCTAACCGTTGCGGGTCCATTCCACACATTCCTCAACTACCTTGAATCCACCAAAGTGCTTGACACATTCCAAAACCAAGCCAACAACACTGAAGAAGGAATCACAATCTTTGTCCCAAAAGACAGCAACTTCGCATCAAAGAAGAAGACCCTATCAAACCTCACACAAGAGCAGTTGAAGCAAGTGATCCTCTTCCATGCACTGCCACATTTCTACTCTCTTGCTGAGTTCAAGAACCTTAGCGAAACCTCAACTCCCACATTTGCAGGTGGAGATTACACATTGAACTTCACGGATGACTCTGGAACCGTTCTCATCAATTCAGGTTGGGCAAAGACAAAGGTAACAAGTGCTGTTCATGCCACAGATCCTGTTGCAGTATACGAAGTTGACAAGGTGCTTCTTCCTGAGGCCATCTTTGGAACTGATATTCCCCCTACTCCTGCACCTGCACCAGCCCCAGCTGTTGCACCGGCAGCAGATTCGCCAACTGAACACAGTGCTGATAGCAAAGCTTCatctccatcatcatctcagccTGATGGATCCTCTGCTGCCAAGACCATCATCAGCCATGGGGGCTCCCTTGTCCTTGCCACTTTTGGTGTGGTGATGATGCTCTTGTAA
- the LOC112767317 gene encoding rho GDP-dissociation inhibitor 1-like: MGFFGKGGPAQAAAAEGGDNKDNEEEKSDGEPLSRQMSESSTVYATDQEEDDEFASKLQLGPQTTLKEQLEKDKDDESLRRWKEQLLGNVDVNNVTEVLEPEVKIISLSIVSPGREDIVLPIPENGNPKGLWFTLKEGSPYRLKFTFVVSNNIVSGFKYTNTVWKTGVKVDSAKEMLGTFSPQAEPYTHEMPEETTPSGLFARGQYSAKSRFVDDDNKCYLEINYTFDIKKDWA, from the exons atgggGTTCTTTGGAAAAGGTGGTCCGGCGCAGGCGGCGGCAGCAGAAGGAGGAGATAACAAAGACAACGAGGAGGAGAAGAGTGACGGTGAGCCTCTGAGCAGGCAGATGAGTGAGTCTTCAACTGTGTATGCAACTGATCAGGAGGAAGATGATGAGTTTGCATCCAAGTTGCAGCTGGGTCCTCAAACCACTCTCAaggagcaacttgagaaagataag GACGACGAGAGTCTAAGGAGATGGAAGGAGCAACTTCTTGGGAATGTGGATGTGAACAATGTGACAGAGGTTCTGGAACCAGAAGTGAAAATAATAAGCCTTTCAATAGTGTCACCTGGAAGAGAGGACATAGTGCTTCCAATACCTGAGAATGGGAATCCAAAGGGTCTATGGTTCACTCTCAAGGAAGGAAGCCCATACCGCTTGAAATTCACTTTTGTAGTCAGCAATAATATTGTGTCTGGGTTCAAGTACACCAATACTGTTTGGAAGACTGGTGTAAagg TGGACAGCGCAAAAGAGATGCTTGGAACATTCAGCCCTCAGGCAGAGCCTTACACACATGAGATGCCAGAAGAAACCACACCCTCTGGCTTGTTTGCTAGAGGACAATACTCTGCTAAATCAAGG TTTGTTGATGATGACAACAAATGCTACCTGGAGATCAACTACACTTTTGATATTAAGAAGGATTGGGCTTAA
- the LOC112766331 gene encoding uncharacterized protein, which yields MATVEVATAKAALVEDTTSEASFKVEKEQQLENTTSTEQVLETTTPPAPEEPSVEVTDETKEQEESKTVVVVKEEEPQEEEEEKEKEEAVVEEETKTKEEANADPPKEEAKDDKVEAKTEAEDPEAEKKVKTEEEASEEQVNTEGEAGPAEKIE from the exons ATGGCCACCGTTGAG GTTGCAACAGCAAAGGCTGCACTAGTGGAGGACACAACAAGCGAGGCATCATTCAAGGTTGAAAAGGAGCAGCAGCTGGAGAACACCACCTCAACAGAGCAAGTTCTTGAGACCACCACACCACCAGCCCCAGAAGAACCCTCAGTTGAGGTTACTGATGAAACCAAAGAACAAGAAGAAAGCAAGACTGTAGTAGTAGTCAAGGAAGAAGAGccccaagaagaagaagaagaaaaagaaaaagaagaagctgtTGTTGAGGAAGAAACCAAAACCAAAGAAGAAGCCAATGCTGATCCTcctaaagaagaagctaaggatGACAAggttgaagccaaaaccgaagcCGAAGATCCAGAAGCTGAGAAGAAGGTGAAAACAGAAGAAGAAGCCTCAGAGGAGCAAGTGAACACAGAAGGAGAAGCAGGTCCAGCTGAGAAGATTGAATAG
- the LOC112766330 gene encoding uncharacterized protein, producing MAASGVWKPSVVRSGREEVYVAAMPLRATKGPPQLLMSAAYSLNFWNFHHFMVIINNKPLNRTNPCSFQLLVYDFQPKDPEDPYAALAVLSGRSVPGAVLVRKLKKLPRSKCWLVGYSKEDAEKVATEFNKTWKTSLRVGVNDCRHYTNGLVTQLTGEKDVLKRLKNMRHLNWHG from the exons ATGGCAGCTTCAGGTGTATGGAAGCCATCAGTGGTAAGAAGTGGGAGAGAAGAAGTGTATGTAGCAGCAATGCCTCTGAGGGCCACAAAGGGACCACCCCAGCTCCTCATGTCTGCTGCTTACTCTCTCAATTTCTGGAATTTCCACCATTTCATGGTCATCATCAATAACAAACCCTTGAACAGAACAAACCCCTGCTCTTTTCAGCTTTTGGTTTATGATTTCCAACCAAAAGACCCTGAAGATCCATATGCGGCACTAGCAGTTCTATCTGGTAGATCAGTGCCAG GAGCTGTCCTGGTGAGGAAGCTGAAAAAATTGCCAAGAAGCAAATGTTGGCTGGTTGGATATTCAAAAGAAGATGCTGAAAAAGTAGCAACTGAATTTAACAAAACATGGAAAACAAGTTTGAGAGTTGGTGTTAATGATTGCCGTCACTATACCAACG GTTTAGTAACGCAACTAACCGGGGAAAAAGATGTGCTAAAACGGTTGAAGAACATGCGTCACTTAAATTGGCACGGTTGA
- the LOC112701701 gene encoding NAD(P)H-dependent 6'-deoxychalcone synthase, translating into MGAATVAIPEVVLESSNGQRRIPVIGLGTAPEASSKVSTKDAVVEAIKQGYRHFDAASAYGVEQSVGEAIQEALQLGLISSRDQLFITTKIWVTDNHPHLILPALQKSLKTLQLDYLDLYLIHWPISAKPGKVTYPIEQSELVPFDMEGVWKSMEECQRLGLTKAIGVSNFSIKKLQKLLSFATIPPAVNQVEVNLAFQQHKLREFCKSKGITVTAFSPLRKGASRGTNMVMDNDVLKELADAHGKTVAQICLRWIYEQGLTVVAKSYDKERMKQNLEIFDWCLTDEDYKKISEIHQDRLIKGPTKPLLHDLWDEEDDHQ; encoded by the exons ATGGGTGCAGCCACAGTAGCAATCCCCGAAGTGGTTCTAGAATCATCGAATGGGCAACGCAGGATCCCAGTGATTGGGCTGGGCACTGCCCCTGAAGCCAGCAGCAAGGTGTCGACCAAAGACGCTGTTGTTGAGGCCATTAAGCAAGGCTACAGGCACTTCGATGCCGCCTCTGCTTACGGCGTTGAGCAGTCCGTCGGAGAAGCCATCCAAGAAGCTCTCCAACTTGGACTCATTTCTTCCCGGGATCAACTCTTCATCACCACCAAAATCTGGGTCACTGACAACCACCCTCACCTCATTCTCCCTGCTCTCCAAAAATCACTTAA GACACTTCAACTGGACTACTTGGACCTGTATCTGATCCACTGGCCCATATCAGCAAAACCAGGAAAGGTGACATATCCCATTGAGCAGTCGGAGCTGGTGCCATTTGACATGGAGGGTGTCTGGAAATCCATGGAGGAATGCCAGAGACTGGGCCTCACTAAAGCCATTGGAGTTAGCAACTTCTCCATCAAGAAACTCCAGAAGCTTCTCTCCTTTGCCACCATCCCCCCCGCAGTGAACCAGGTGGAAGTCAACCTTGCCTTCCAGCAACACAAGCTGAGGGAATTCTGCAAGTCCAAAGGCATCACCGTAACTGCCTTCTCTCCTCTGAGGAAAGGTGCGAGCAGGGGAACCAACATGGTGATGGACAACGACGTTCTCAAGGAACTGGCGGACGCTCATGGCAAGACTGTTGCTCAGATCTGTCTGCGATGGATCTACGAGCAAGGCTTGACGGTTGTGGCTAAGAGCTATGACAAGGAGAGAATGAAGCAGAACCTGGAAATCTTCGATTGGTGTTTGACGGACGAAGATTACAAGAAAATTAGTGAAATCCATCAAGATAGACTCATCAAGGGACCCACCAAGCCTCTTCTCCATGATCTCTGGGACGAGGAGGATGATCATCAGTAA